The Faecalibacter bovis genome includes the window AAGTTTGATTTAAAATTCATCTTTAATTTATATTTTACTCAATAAAAAACTCGATTCGTTAGAATCGAGTTTTTTAAATTTAACTTAAAAGTTTACTGATACATTCACCCATTCTGAGTCAAAATCAGCATTATATTTTTTATAAAAATTGATCGCAGGTTCATTCCAATCTAAAACTTGCCAAACAATCCCGTTGTATTTATTTTCTTTAGCGTAAACAATCAATTCGTCTAAAAGCAACTTTCCTATTCCTGCACCTCTCATCGATTCTGTTACAATTAAATCCTCCAAATACAAACGACGTCCTTTCCATGTAGAATAACGATCGTAATGTAAAGCGATTCCTACAATTAATCCATCAACTTCAGCAACCAAAGAACCCCAAACCGGATTTTTTCCAAATCCACATTCTTCCATTTCCTCTAAAGTTACTGTAACTTCATCAGGTGCTTTTTCGTACAACGCTAATTCTTTGATTAATTCTAAAATTCGAGGACAATCTTCTTTTATTGCTTCTCTAACTATGATATTCATTCGTTTATTTGATTTTGATTCTTAATTCCTTTTTAGAATTTATTGATATTTTAAGATCAAATTGTCATTCCAATTTCAATTCCTTTGATACGTCGATATAATTCTGTTGCATAATTATCTGTCATTCCTGAAACGTAATCCAAAATACCCATTACTTTTTGATACTTAGTTCCTTTTTCATATAAAAATTGATTTGGAACTAATTTTAAAGCTTTTTTCTCGAATGATTTGCGATCTGCTTCATCTTTAAGAATTGGAGGAATAAATTGCGATAATAATTCTGACATTACATTATAACCAGCATTTTCTATCTCTAAAACCGAACGATGATTGTAAATATTTTCACGAGAGAAACGTTGAATTTCAGTTAAAACTTTCTTTGTTTCGTTCACTGTTTCATCTTTTATAATATCTAATAATGCAGTATTAAATTCGCCTTTTACAATCGAATCAAAATTTTGCTGATAAACCTCAACAGATTTTTGAGTTAATAGATTAATAGATTTTGCTCGTAAATATGCTATTCTATCATTTTTATCAGTAATAGATTTAAGTGTAGATTTTGTTTTCTCAATTTGATCCGGATTTAAGGATTCAACCAAATTAAGAAATAAGCGTTTACATTTATCATGATCGATAATTCCTAAACGTTGCGAATCTTCCACATCAATAATGCTATAACAAATATCATCAGCAGCTTCTACTAACCAAACAAAAGGATGACGCTTATATATTATTGGTGAATCTGATTCTAAAATCATATTCGTTTTCTGAGCAATCGTTTTAAAAACATCTTTCTGAGCCTGAAAAAAACCAAATTTCTTACGATGTAATTGAGATTTGTCTTTGGCGATCGACTCACATGGATATTTTGCGATTGAAGCTAATGTTGAATATGTTAATCGTAATCCACCTTCAGATTTTCCGTTTTGCTGTTGAGTTAAGATTCGTATAGCATTCGCATTTCCTTCAAAATTGATTAAATCTCCCCATTCAGCTTCCGTAAAAAATGGTTTTAAATCTTCTTCATGACGATCAAAATAAGACGCAATCGCATCTTCTCCAGAATGCCCAAAAGCAGGATTTCCGATGTCGTGACACAAACAAGCGGCTGAAATTACATCATGCAAACTGTAATTATAAAAGTCATACGATTCGTCAGACAATTGATAATTTTCTTTCACAAATTTACCGACCAAATTTCCCATCGAACGACCTACCGAAGAAACTTCTAAGGAATGCGTTAATCGGTTATGCACAAATACACTTCCTGGTAAAGGAAAAACTTGTGTTTTATTCTGTAAACGACGAAAGGCAGACGAAAAAATGATTCGGTCATAATCACGCTGATATTCTGAACGTGCATCTGAAGTGTCGTTCGAATTACTACGTTGATTTGTATATATATGATTTAAAATATCCATAAATTAAAATAGAAAACTAAATTAAGGATTATTGTTTAGCTATAAAAAGAAAAATCCAGACTGAAAGTATTTCAATCTGGATTATAAAAATTTTAAAATTACCAACTTCCTGAGGCTCCACCTCCACCGAAGCTTCCGCCGCCAAAGCCGCCGAATCCACCGCCGCCAGAAGATCCTCCCCATGAAGAACCACCTCCGAAGCCACCGCTTCCAAAAATAGAACTTCCGGTATTCATGATAATAATATCGTCTAATAAACTTCTTTGTCTATGACCGCCGTTTCCACCGCCGCCGCCATTTCCTTTATTTTTTCTACCAAATATTACAAATAATATAAAAAGTACGAAAAAGACTAAGATAAATGTTCCAAACCAGTCCACCTCATATTCAGCTTCCTTTGGTTCGGCGTTATATTTTCCATTAAAATAACTAAAAATAGCATCAACACCTGCGTTTATTCCTCCTGCATAATCTCCTTGCTTAAAATGCGGAATAATTACTTGGTCAATAATTGATTTATTGATCGATGGTGGAAATTGAACTTGAGAACCATAACCTGTACGAATTGTAATTTTACGATCTTGTTCACTCAATACGATAACAATTCCATTATCTTTCCCCTTTTGACCAACTCCCCACTTTTCTCCAATATCATTCGCAAACATTTCTAATGGATAACCATCCAGAGATTCTACAGTTAAAACTAAAATTTGTGTAGAAGTAGAATCATTGTAAGCTACTAACTTTCTTTCTAGATCATTTAATTGCATCGCATCGAAAACTTGCGCATAATCTTGCACTAATTTTTTCGGTGGATTTTTAATTTCAACTAGTTCATAAGGTGATTGAGCAAATAGAGAAACAAGCCCTATAAAAAAGAAAAGTAAAAATTTACTAACTATAGCTAATTTCATCTGATATCTCATTTTGATCATCTTCCTGATACGGAAAATATTTTTTTAATGCTTCGCCCGCCATTTCAATCCCAACACAAAGACCTTTGGTATGTTTACCGTCTTTGAAGTGAGAAACGACTACGTTTTTAATTTCTTCCCAAAAATCATCTGGCGTTACCTGATCTATCCCTTCATCACCAATAATGGTAAAATTACGGTCGTAAGGAGCCACATGAAAAAGAACAGCATTTCTTTCTTTTGTTTGATGCATCCCCAATTTATTGAATACTTCTAACGCAGTTTGGAAATGATCGGTTGAAGATTCGAATTCAATATGAACTCGAATCTCACCGCTTGTATTTTTTTCGGCAGCTTGTATTGCCTCAACAATTTTCTGTTCTTGTTTTAAGGATAGAAATGGATTTTCCTTTCTTACCATATAATTAGAATTCTACTTTTGGTGCATTTTCAGTACCTGCAGCAGCCTTAAAGTATCCTTTTTCTTTAAATCCTCCAAAGTTTGCTATGAAGTTATTAGGGAAAACTTTGATATGTGAGTTAAATCCTTCTGCTGCTGTGTTATATTTTTTTCTTTCGTGCAAAACTTCAGCTTCCATACTTTCTATCGATGTTTGTAAGTTTACGAAATTTTGATTTGCTTTTAGTTCAGGATATCTTTCAACAGAAACCATTAAACGACTTAAAGCTCCACTTAATTGATCTTGAGCTGCTTGGAATTTTGCGATATTATCATCTGTTAATTGAGAAGCATCCTCTAAATTTAGTTGAGTCGAAGTAGCTTTAGCACGGGCTTCGATAACACCTGTTAAAGTTTCTTGCTCAAAATTAGCAGCACCTTTTACAGTTCCAACTAATTGATCTACTAAATCTGTACGTTTTTGGTAAGTATTTTCAACATTAGACCATTGTGCTTTAACTCCTTCTTCTAATGGAACCATTGCGTTGTATTTAGATACAAACCAACCTCCAATTACTAAAGCCAAAACGATGATAGCAGCTAATATACCACCACCAATTAAACATTATTAGGGGCTAAACGAAATATATAGGAAGAATAGGGATATTTTTGCCGAAATATTTTAATTAGCCTTTAATTTTGATTTAAATATTTTGAAGAAAATTAAAGTTAAAAGGCAGTAGTATTTAATTTTTGCCTTTTAACTTATCTTTTAAGTATTCTATATCTGCTTCTAAATCGCATACACGATCATACAGTATAGCTGGATCAGGTAACTCCCATCCAAGATACAGTTTAACCTCCCAGACTTCTTTTATCTCATCAGGTTGCAATGTTATATTGTAATATTCCTTTCTATTATCAGGCTTTAAGTATAAATTGCCGTATTTCTTAAGTCGATTTAAAACACGTTTAATCAGTACACCTTCTGCGTTATCTGATTCAGCTACAACAATATAAAGTCTATTATCTTTAATATCTTTTACCCAATTTTCAACCCATTCTCCTACTACATAGGATTTATCATGCAACGTTGGGTGCATTGAATGCCCATTAACCTGAAACATTCTAAATGTACCATTCTTTATATTAGGTAAATTATAAGTAGGTAGCTTCTTTATATATGTAGGATCTCCAAAGCCTGTTAAATAACCTGCCTGGGCTTTTACAGGAACCAATACGACATTATCATTACCCTGTTTATCTACAGTTACCACTTGTGGCATTTTACATACATATTCTTGTATAGGTTCTAAAAGTGTAAGGTTATTTGTATTTTTTGTTTCTTCTAAAAAACTTACACTTTTTCTTACATTTTCGTTATGTAAGGAATCTTGCATTTTTGGTTTATGCATTTCACCTTCACCAAGAAGCAACCATTCGAAACTTATTTCGAATTTTTTTGCGATTTTTTCCAACACACTGAATTTAGGCTCTGTCTTAGAAATATAATTTCTAACGTTAGCTTCACTTATATCCAGTTCGTTAGCAAACTTACTGTTATTGCCACCTGAATAGTATTCTACTAGTAATTTTATTCTTTCATTTATTGTAGTCATACTCAATTAATTAGAAAAATCTTTCGATTTATTCGAAAAAAAATTCGAAAAAATCTTTTTTATTCGAAACTTATTTCGATATTTGTGTTGTTCTAACAAGACAAAAGTAAAATAAATAATTGATATATGAGCACAATAGTAGAAAACGCTCGAAGCAATAAGATCTGGCATCTGCTTCATAAAGCGACAGGTTATAGCTCTAGTTACTGTAAAAAGGTTGTTACAGGAGATCGGAAAAAAAATTCTGAAGGGGCAAAAATGATAATTGAAAAGTTCAATGAAATTTCAGAAATACTTGAACCCTGTAAAAACTAAAAAGAATTAAATCTCAGGACTGGTTGTATAATCTTTTACTGTTAAGACGGAAAATATAAAGATGGAAGAATAAAATACTGCCTGCCACCGCACAAACAGAGGGCAATATTTTTTAAGGTTCGAATCCTTACTGAGAACAAAGTTTAAACACAACTTAAAAGAAATGAATTTACTGAATAACGACATAATCATACGCAAGTATAAAGACGAAGAAAGCCTTTGGATTTCTCAACGTCTTATTATGCAAGTATGTCAAATTTCAGAGGAATACACTTGGCGTGTACGCAATATGTATAAAAAATCCATTTCTAAAGGTTATAAATACGGAGATTATTTGCCTGAAACGGGTAAATCTTGGAGATGGGCTAAGGTAAAAGGTCAATTTTATTATGACTATGATAATATCCCAGACCGTAAACCTACACATTACAGATCAAAATTAGGTACAAAGCATGAGCTTTTACAACAGTACGAAGCTCTGCTGAGTGCCAATGAAGGAAAAAAAGAAGATTTAATAAAGAATACGATAATAGGTCAAGTTTCAGTATTAGTTAATAATAATGACATCGCTTATTATATGTATGATGCTCATGTAACATTTACAAGAAAGCAAGCAGAACAAATGGCATTAGCCAAAGCTTGGTGTATTTGGATGTTAAAGCAATTAGAGAATGATAATTATAAGGCATTAGGAATTTTAAAGAAACAAGATTTCTTTTCGATTTGCATTAGCATCATTTCTCCAATGCAGTTAGAAGGTTTTAAACCAAAATCAGCTGAATATTTAAGAAACACAATTTTATATAAGTTTCCTACTGATAATATTCTTGAGCAATTAAACTTCTTTATTTCGGATAAATATGGCAATCAAAATGCCTTGGTAGTTGGTAAATATCCAATTTTTAGTGAAGAAACTGGAGAGATATTTCAGTTTGATATTCATCAAGCGATCATGTTCAACTTATATATGAATCCTGGATCTGCAACTAAAGAATATTTACACTCCTTATGGGAGGATAAATACTGCAAGGACATTGTAGAATTTGGAATGCAACCTATTTCTTATAGAACATTTTGCCACCATTTATCACGATTTAACAACGAAATCAAAACAGCACGTGAAAGACATGGTGTAGAGCATTATAAAAAGAATGTACAAACCTATGTAACGGCTGAACGATTAAAATATGCGCACTCTTTGTTTTGTGCTGATGGTTCAGGAACGATCAACTATTCTTATGTAGATAAAAAAGGAAAGCATAAGACAATGAAGCTTTATGTCATCTTAATTACAGATGTCGCTAGTAAAAAAATTGTGGGTTGGGCTCCAGCACCAAAAGGATCACACAAAGAGACACCTCAAATGATGATGGATGCCGTAAAAATGGCAATTGAGAATACAGGTTATCAAACCATGTTTGAATTTATTGCAGATAACCACGGAGCATTTAAGTCAGCTGAGAGTAGATCATTCCTTAATATGATTTTTAATAAAGTAAGATTTATTGAAAGTGGTAACTCGCAGGCAAACCCAGCTGAAACACAGTTTAGGTTGTTTAAACGTAGTTTAAAAGATATAAGTTCTTTCATTTCTACCAGTTGGGATGCAGGTATCGAGGGCCAAGCAAACCCTGATTATTTAAAGCTTGACGATTTGCCTTGTTATGAAGATGCTTGCATCTTAATGAATGAATTAATTAAGAGATGGAATGATACAAAACAACGAGATCAAGTAACACCAAACGAAAGATACGAACACAATATTCATCCGAATTGCCAACCAATTAATCCAATTGTATTACGCTACTTATTTGCGAATCATACAGAGGTTAATTTAAGCTATATGAGAGGATTTGTAAACGTATTTAAAACGAAAGGTTATAACGAATCGACAATGTATCAGTTTGAAATTCCTGATTATGGAGCAAACGGTACGGAGCAAATTGCCAAAGCCATTGGATATACAGCTAATGCAAAAGTAAAAGTGGTTTGGGATGAAAATGCAGCCGATTTATACACTTTAGAAGGTAAATATATCTTGACTTGCTTACCAGCAATGAAAGCAGTACAGTCTCATGCAGAGTTAAACGATGAGTTTGCAAATGGTTTAGACCATCAAATGGGACGTAAAAATGCTCAAACGAAAGCAATTGATGAGTTCCAAATGGCTTTAGAAGAAGCTTTTCAAGAACTAGGATATAGCCAAAATATGGCATTTGGAGGGAATAAAGAGAGCTACAACGGCTCGCAAGTAGTAAAAGAATCGAAAAAACTTAATAATAAACAAACTAAAACCAAACGTCGTGTTGATCGCGACTTCAATGAAGACGAATGGTCTTAGTCTAATAAAAATTCGTATGACAAAATTAACACAAATTCAGAGAACTAAAGAAATTCCTGAAGCAATGCAACGCTTTTTAGATGAAAGAGGTGTAAAACAGCCTGAAATTGTAAGGTTATCAGGTGTAAACAAAGCCACAGTTAATTTAATAGGTAGAGGAATTGAGTATAACGGCTCAACCTTAATTGCAGACAAGTATTATGAGAAAATTGCCCATGCAATTGGTTACAAGTTAGAAAAAGCCTACTGGCAACATTTTAACACCTTCAATTTCAAACAAGCC containing:
- a CDS encoding LemA family protein — protein: MALVIGGWFVSKYNAMVPLEEGVKAQWSNVENTYQKRTDLVDQLVGTVKGAANFEQETLTGVIEARAKATSTQLNLEDASQLTDDNIAKFQAAQDQLSGALSRLMVSVERYPELKANQNFVNLQTSIESMEAEVLHERKKYNTAAEGFNSHIKVFPNNFIANFGGFKEKGYFKAAAGTENAPKVEF
- the dgt gene encoding dGTP triphosphohydrolase, producing MDILNHIYTNQRSNSNDTSDARSEYQRDYDRIIFSSAFRRLQNKTQVFPLPGSVFVHNRLTHSLEVSSVGRSMGNLVGKFVKENYQLSDESYDFYNYSLHDVISAACLCHDIGNPAFGHSGEDAIASYFDRHEEDLKPFFTEAEWGDLINFEGNANAIRILTQQQNGKSEGGLRLTYSTLASIAKYPCESIAKDKSQLHRKKFGFFQAQKDVFKTIAQKTNMILESDSPIIYKRHPFVWLVEAADDICYSIIDVEDSQRLGIIDHDKCKRLFLNLVESLNPDQIEKTKSTLKSITDKNDRIAYLRAKSINLLTQKSVEVYQQNFDSIVKGEFNTALLDIIKDETVNETKKVLTEIQRFSRENIYNHRSVLEIENAGYNVMSELLSQFIPPILKDEADRKSFEKKALKLVPNQFLYEKGTKYQKVMGILDYVSGMTDNYATELYRRIKGIEIGMTI
- a CDS encoding TPM domain-containing protein; amino-acid sequence: MKLAIVSKFLLFFFIGLVSLFAQSPYELVEIKNPPKKLVQDYAQVFDAMQLNDLERKLVAYNDSTSTQILVLTVESLDGYPLEMFANDIGEKWGVGQKGKDNGIVIVLSEQDRKITIRTGYGSQVQFPPSINKSIIDQVIIPHFKQGDYAGGINAGVDAIFSYFNGKYNAEPKEAEYEVDWFGTFILVFFVLFILFVIFGRKNKGNGGGGGNGGHRQRSLLDDIIIMNTGSSIFGSGGFGGGSSWGGSSGGGGFGGFGGGSFGGGGASGSW
- a CDS encoding LexA family transcriptional regulator; translation: MTTINERIKLLVEYYSGGNNSKFANELDISEANVRNYISKTEPKFSVLEKIAKKFEISFEWLLLGEGEMHKPKMQDSLHNENVRKSVSFLEETKNTNNLTLLEPIQEYVCKMPQVVTVDKQGNDNVVLVPVKAQAGYLTGFGDPTYIKKLPTYNLPNIKNGTFRMFQVNGHSMHPTLHDKSYVVGEWVENWVKDIKDNRLYIVVAESDNAEGVLIKRVLNRLKKYGNLYLKPDNRKEYYNITLQPDEIKEVWEVKLYLGWELPDPAILYDRVCDLEADIEYLKDKLKGKN
- a CDS encoding GNAT family N-acetyltransferase; amino-acid sequence: MNIIVREAIKEDCPRILELIKELALYEKAPDEVTVTLEEMEECGFGKNPVWGSLVAEVDGLIVGIALHYDRYSTWKGRRLYLEDLIVTESMRGAGIGKLLLDELIVYAKENKYNGIVWQVLDWNEPAINFYKKYNADFDSEWVNVSVNF
- a CDS encoding TPM domain-containing protein, coding for MVRKENPFLSLKQEQKIVEAIQAAEKNTSGEIRVHIEFESSTDHFQTALEVFNKLGMHQTKERNAVLFHVAPYDRNFTIIGDEGIDQVTPDDFWEEIKNVVVSHFKDGKHTKGLCVGIEMAGEALKKYFPYQEDDQNEISDEISYS